A single Haloplasma contractile SSD-17B DNA region contains:
- a CDS encoding helix-turn-helix domain-containing protein — protein MDTVKVGEFLKELRFENKLTQKEVAEILIVTPQTISKWELGTSLPSIDMLQSLSQVYNVTVDEIINCQLKETSQIEQIKLDAKSIMSYIIYGLLFAIAITVYFVDYLIIDSRILDFGIDRFESIIEDIQVFTKVPMPLESWLVFILTIFFPVLLATLQVLDKRKKFLLWFHVLAMLLLLMYTLSVMSTPGFIAAELGLMLHIIYILFIVLSLIITISTFKLDIYQLFFKHQRECIAASVMLILAIFLPSLYYEVFYMIRPYYIILFFMLLAPFVIVHEAVNGINKLASSFYIFLSIIIIIVSLIFLHFYGSLVQFIYVVFLVIASYQQNRLNIIMPKFISSNLLFGTRFIYIQIAALTIYLYSYISQSILFYTSESSFGIVHLVVLRDLVHLNLFLPLLALFVRFAKLNKLTNIFDSLWILWLAYFTLTLFNHYVLSTMYTTTISGKLLFIPAILIIPYLIYTLRKRIK, from the coding sequence ATGGATACAGTTAAGGTAGGAGAGTTTCTTAAAGAACTCAGATTTGAAAATAAATTAACACAAAAAGAAGTGGCAGAAATTTTAATCGTCACACCACAAACCATATCCAAATGGGAACTGGGAACGAGTTTACCTAGTATTGATATGTTACAGTCGTTGAGTCAAGTGTACAATGTGACAGTGGATGAGATCATCAATTGTCAGTTAAAAGAGACTAGTCAAATAGAACAAATCAAATTGGATGCTAAGAGTATAATGTCTTATATCATATATGGATTGTTATTTGCGATTGCTATTACAGTCTATTTTGTAGATTACCTAATCATTGATTCCCGTATTTTAGACTTTGGAATCGATCGGTTTGAAAGTATTATAGAAGACATTCAAGTGTTTACTAAAGTACCCATGCCACTCGAGAGTTGGTTAGTATTCATTTTGACGATTTTCTTTCCCGTACTACTAGCTACCTTACAAGTACTTGATAAGCGTAAAAAGTTCTTATTATGGTTCCATGTACTTGCAATGCTACTATTACTAATGTATACCCTATCTGTGATGTCTACGCCAGGTTTCATAGCGGCTGAACTCGGTTTAATGCTTCATATTATTTATATACTATTTATTGTATTATCTTTAATTATTACTATTTCAACGTTTAAATTAGACATCTATCAATTATTTTTTAAACATCAAAGAGAATGTATTGCTGCCAGTGTTATGTTGATATTAGCGATATTCTTACCATCTTTATATTACGAAGTCTTTTATATGATTAGACCCTATTATATCATCTTGTTTTTTATGTTATTAGCACCTTTTGTGATCGTTCATGAAGCTGTAAATGGTATTAACAAACTCGCTTCAAGTTTCTATATCTTTCTTTCGATCATCATAATAATTGTGAGTCTTATATTTTTACACTTTTATGGAAGCTTAGTTCAATTTATATATGTTGTGTTCTTAGTCATAGCTAGTTATCAACAAAATCGACTAAATATTATTATGCCTAAGTTTATAAGCTCTAACCTACTATTTGGTACGAGATTTATATATATACAGATAGCTGCTTTAACTATATACTTATATTCCTATATAAGTCAATCAATCTTGTTCTATACAAGTGAGAGTTCTTTTGGAATCGTTCATCTAGTAGTATTACGTGACTTGGTTCATCTCAATTTATTCTTACCACTTTTAGCGCTATTTGTAAGATTTGCTAAACTTAATAAGTTAACCAATATATTTGATAGCCTATGGATTTTATGGCTTGCCTATTTTACACTTACTCTGTTTAATCATTATGTGTTATCTACTATGTATACGACAACTATAAGTGGGAAGCTATTATTTATTCCTGCAATCTTAATTATACCTTATTTAATATACACCTTAAGAAAGCGTATAAAATAA
- a CDS encoding Ger(x)C family spore germination protein, with amino-acid sequence MNLVIKKILTLFIMCLCLFFLYGCWNYRDTNELSIVSGVAIDKNSETDEYELTSEIIKVSQGKDIKLESQLVEASGKTLFEAVRNMILLTGKKLYWSHAKVIIISEDVAKEGILPVMDFFMRDHELRITISVIISKEETAKKILQQEGVLYDILSFSIDSMLREDKNQLKVFKTPLYQFINDYLNEGVDGVLPTMKLVQNDGKETIKLSGLAAFKQDKLISFLDNEETIPYRFLTNDIKQGLYIVKIENGETIYYESLDIYKSNTKLKPIYQNNKIIIKINTTTNVSIAEYNANENFLTKEGREKLKSIAEKQLEKQLTDHIKSIQTNFGIDILGFGKLVKSESPDYWRKHGKEWNTIFKELEVEINSEIIISDSAMMKDKLESNK; translated from the coding sequence GTGAATCTAGTGATTAAAAAAATATTAACTTTATTTATAATGTGTTTATGTTTATTTTTTCTATATGGTTGTTGGAATTATCGTGACACTAATGAACTTTCAATCGTATCAGGAGTAGCTATTGATAAAAATTCAGAAACAGACGAATATGAACTAACTTCAGAGATTATTAAAGTATCACAAGGTAAAGATATCAAACTTGAATCTCAATTAGTTGAAGCTAGTGGCAAAACCTTATTTGAAGCTGTACGAAATATGATTTTATTGACTGGTAAAAAACTTTATTGGAGTCATGCAAAAGTAATCATTATAAGTGAAGATGTAGCAAAAGAAGGTATATTACCCGTCATGGATTTCTTTATGCGTGATCATGAGTTAAGAATTACTATTTCTGTAATTATATCAAAAGAAGAGACAGCTAAAAAAATACTCCAGCAAGAAGGGGTCCTGTATGATATATTAAGTTTTAGTATCGATTCTATGTTAAGAGAAGATAAAAATCAATTGAAAGTATTTAAAACTCCGTTATATCAATTTATAAATGATTACTTAAATGAAGGTGTAGATGGTGTTTTACCAACAATGAAACTAGTTCAAAATGACGGAAAAGAAACGATTAAACTATCTGGACTAGCAGCGTTTAAACAAGATAAATTAATAAGTTTTTTAGATAATGAAGAAACGATTCCTTATCGATTTCTCACAAATGATATTAAACAAGGATTATATATCGTTAAAATAGAAAACGGAGAAACAATTTATTATGAGAGTTTAGACATTTATAAAAGCAATACAAAACTTAAACCAATATATCAGAATAATAAAATAATAATAAAAATTAATACGACAACGAATGTTTCAATTGCTGAATATAATGCAAACGAAAACTTCTTGACAAAAGAAGGTCGTGAGAAGTTAAAATCAATAGCAGAAAAACAATTGGAAAAACAATTAACAGATCATATCAAATCTATTCAAACAAACTTTGGCATTGATATACTTGGATTTGGCAAGTTAGTTAAATCTGAAAGTCCAGATTATTGGAGAAAGCATGGTAAAGAATGGAATACAATATTTAAAGAGTTAGAAGTAGAAATTAATTCAGAGATAATAATATCTGATAGTGCAATGATGAAAGACAAACTGGAGAGTAATAAATAA
- a CDS encoding spore germination protein, translated as MSRKKNKTYKTNKLGLNLVDNVNLVKKILLDDDTLITRYFNNQNNNNMKFCILFIDGLISNEIINENIIKPLIHNEYLDQHYSLLDTLKNQVILSNQVEINENKDMVLQSIMSGDTVLFADGHKEALIINTKYLQTRAIEEPVSEKIISGPREGFTESLTTNLSLIRKRIQTTSLRYKFRTLGKNTQTKICICYIEGIANNKILDELNKRLDSLELYNLIETNYISEVIKDAPYSPFKTTGSTERPDIVAAKLLEGRIALLVNGTPVAMTVPHLFIENMQSNEDYYINYYFSTIGRILRIVGFFTTISIPAIYLALISYHQEVIPTELIVSIFAARQAIPFPTVIELLALLFVFEILREAGTRMPTHIGQALSIVGALVLGQAAVEARFVSAPMVIVVGFSGITSLMIPKLTGASITIRTFLIFLTSLMGLYGYFFGVSALLIHLFKIRTFGVPYMDKITPNNLSDLQDTAIRAPWWYMQKKHKNYLKNTK; from the coding sequence ATGTCTAGAAAGAAAAATAAAACCTATAAAACTAACAAGTTAGGATTAAATCTAGTAGATAATGTGAATTTAGTTAAAAAAATATTGTTAGATGATGATACTTTAATTACCCGTTATTTTAATAATCAAAACAATAATAATATGAAGTTTTGTATTTTATTTATTGATGGATTGATTAGTAATGAAATAATTAATGAAAATATCATTAAACCATTAATTCATAATGAATATCTAGATCAACACTATAGTTTATTAGATACTCTAAAGAATCAAGTTATATTGTCTAATCAGGTTGAAATTAATGAAAATAAAGATATGGTTTTACAAAGCATTATGAGTGGTGACACAGTTTTATTTGCAGATGGTCATAAAGAAGCGTTAATTATTAACACCAAATACTTACAAACAAGAGCAATTGAAGAACCTGTATCTGAGAAAATTATTAGTGGTCCAAGAGAAGGTTTTACTGAGTCATTAACCACCAATTTGTCACTCATTCGTAAAAGAATACAAACTACCAGTCTAAGATATAAATTTAGAACGTTAGGCAAGAATACCCAAACAAAGATTTGTATCTGTTATATCGAGGGTATTGCCAATAATAAAATATTAGATGAATTAAATAAACGTCTTGACTCATTAGAATTATATAACTTAATAGAAACTAATTATATCAGTGAAGTAATAAAAGATGCACCTTATAGTCCGTTTAAGACGACTGGATCTACAGAACGACCCGATATAGTCGCAGCTAAACTATTGGAAGGTAGAATAGCACTTTTAGTTAATGGAACACCAGTTGCAATGACAGTTCCTCATTTATTCATAGAAAATATGCAATCGAATGAAGATTATTATATTAACTATTATTTTTCAACTATTGGGAGAATTCTTCGAATAGTCGGTTTTTTTACGACTATTAGTATACCTGCAATCTATTTAGCTCTGATTTCCTATCATCAAGAAGTTATTCCAACAGAATTAATCGTTAGTATTTTTGCTGCTAGACAAGCAATTCCTTTTCCTACGGTTATAGAATTACTTGCTTTATTATTTGTTTTTGAAATATTACGAGAAGCAGGTACTAGGATGCCAACTCATATTGGACAAGCTCTTAGTATAGTAGGAGCTTTAGTTTTAGGACAAGCCGCAGTTGAGGCACGATTTGTGAGTGCTCCAATGGTTATAGTGGTTGGTTTTTCTGGAATTACAAGTTTGATGATCCCGAAACTAACTGGTGCATCTATCACAATTAGAACATTTTTAATATTTCTAACTTCATTAATGGGCTTATATGGTTACTTCTTTGGTGTTTCAGCACTATTAATTCATTTATTTAAGATACGAACGTTTGGTGTACCTTATATGGATAAAATAACTCCTAATAACCTATCTGATCTGCAGGATACAGCCATAAGAGCACCTTGGTGGTATATGCAGAAAAAACACAAAAATTACTTGAAAAATACGAAATAA